In Phalacrocorax aristotelis chromosome 6, bGulAri2.1, whole genome shotgun sequence, one DNA window encodes the following:
- the EMC3 gene encoding ER membrane protein complex subunit 3 gives MSEPELLLDSNIRLWVVLPIVFITFFVGMIRHYVSILLQSDKRLTQEQVSDSQVLIRSRVLRENGKYIPKQSFLTRKYFFNNPEDGFFKKTKRKVVPPSPMTDPTMLTDMMKGNVTNVLPMILIGGWINMTFSGFVTTKVPFPLTLRFKPMLQQGIELLTLDASWVSSASWYFLNVFGLRSIYTLILGQDNAADQSRVMQEQMTGAAMAMPADTNKAFKTEWEALELTDHQWALEDVEEELMAKDLHFEGMFKEELQTSIF, from the exons ATGAGCGAGCCCGAGCTGCTGCTGGACTCCAACATCCGGCTGTGGGTGGTGCTGCCCATCGTCTTCATCACCTTCTTCGTGGGCATGATCCGGCATTACGTCTCCATCCTCCTCCAGAGCGACAAGAGGCTTACTCAGGAGCAGGTGTCTGACAG CCAAGTCCTGATTCGGAGCAGAGTCCTTcgggaaaatggaaaatacattcCAAAACAG tctttcctgacccggaaatatttttttaataacccaGAGgatggtttttttaagaaaacgAAAAGAAAGGTAGTGCCTCCTTCACCAATGACAG ATCCTACCATGTTGACAGATATGATGAAAGGGAATGTAACCAATGTTCTGCCTATGATCCTCATTGGTGGTTGGATCAACATGACGTTTTCGGGATTTGTCACAA CAAAGGTCCCATTTCCTCTGACGCTGCGTTTTAAACCAATGTTGCAGCAGGGAATTGAACTGCTCACTTTAGACGCGTCCTG GGTGAGCTCTGCTTCCTGGTACTTCTTGAATGTGTTTGGACTCAGAAGCATTTATACTCTCATCCTGGGCCAAGATAATG CTGCAGATCAGTCTAGGGTGATGCAAGAACAAATGACAGGGGCAGCAATGGCCATGCCAGCAGATACTAACAAAGCATTTAAG ACGGAATGGGAAGCTTTAGAATTGACTGATCATCAATGGGCCCTAGAAGATGTAGAAGAAGAGCTCATGGCAAAAGACCTCCATTTTGAAGGCATGTTTAAGGAAGAACTTCAGACCTCCATCTTCTGA